In Gemmatimonadota bacterium, a single genomic region encodes these proteins:
- a CDS encoding tetratricopeptide repeat protein: MSNLSRKSFPITQHVTALICFFLSGFAGLVYEVAWIRQAALLFGSTTFAVSAVLSVFFLGLAIGAYLFGRVGQRTFRPLILFAYIEIGLGLLALISPFAFDFADFLYGIAYRLLSDAPFLRFTTRLLLVALVVLPPTVLMGGTLPLFCRQYSRDSGTIARAVGLLYGVNTLGAALGCAATGFVFLPDLGLRGAIYIGVVCNILSGVVVRALSIAREDVFPDSAQSRGVSGGLPRSSVVFVLFFAIGFVALGAEVLWVRYLGLLINNTVYTYTLTLGVVLVGLVLGSVLASLFSDRTERRAYYFGAFQVATGLVVLALLMLSPGAWRGLGNDLYIYFVVLLPPAVLSGAAFPLAIRLVIRNAEYTSGMAGNLIAVNTLGGILGSLLIGFVGIPFFGLEKSLFFITGANLAIGISAWFLLDGRYRVFKYAAALVAILVYLGIPYFSQTQVPADFIGEGRDLVAFREGYGANMAVVRREDDLELEIDRWWQGGSKKNHQIMAAHVPMLLHPNPKRVVVVGAGTGQTVSRFLMYPIDYLACVDIEPALFPFIEEHFETDWMGDSRVEIIAEDGRNFLRHTAATYDIISLELGEVSRPGVAFFYTVDFYARARERLAPGGYLVQFVPLRFLTEDQFRGVVRSFLTVFPQSILWYNTSELLLIGSVDDAFKIAEGKLLGMDEEVHADLQYSHWGGVAYSLNQPHVFWGGYLMGAEGLASATVEADVYWDDRPVLDYESVQHAESDELAFAEILYKYRDSIDALMPGEADARIAEVQNKNLREIAARVFVREASDLIPAREHRRIATLCAEAIRRLPEYVDAHRMFADAMMQLGRLQDAERHYARVLELDPTDARALNGRAVAFHRAGRLVEAVRYYEDAIRYYPNNALSQNGIAMALHRLGRFDEAIQHYKDAIRLHPDRPDTYADLGTALAQAGRLREAVPYLEKALALRPNFTRVQRVLAQIRREVGSEK, from the coding sequence GTGAGTAATCTTTCCAGAAAATCCTTTCCAATAACACAGCATGTCACCGCGCTGATATGCTTTTTTTTGTCGGGGTTTGCCGGGCTGGTTTACGAAGTTGCCTGGATACGGCAGGCCGCGCTTTTGTTTGGGTCAACGACTTTTGCGGTGAGCGCGGTTCTATCTGTTTTTTTTCTGGGTCTGGCTATTGGGGCGTATCTTTTCGGGCGCGTTGGTCAACGGACTTTTCGGCCACTTATTCTTTTTGCGTATATCGAAATTGGTCTGGGTCTTCTGGCTCTGATCAGTCCTTTTGCGTTTGATTTTGCAGATTTTCTCTATGGCATCGCGTATAGACTGTTGAGCGATGCTCCCTTCCTGCGGTTTACTACCCGTCTTCTTCTGGTTGCGCTCGTCGTTCTGCCGCCCACTGTTCTGATGGGCGGTACGCTTCCTCTTTTTTGCCGTCAGTATTCGCGCGATAGCGGCACGATTGCGCGTGCTGTTGGTCTTCTCTACGGTGTCAATACGCTGGGGGCTGCACTGGGTTGCGCGGCTACGGGGTTTGTTTTTTTGCCGGATCTGGGTCTGCGCGGTGCGATCTATATTGGCGTTGTATGCAATATTCTGAGTGGGGTTGTTGTTCGCGCGCTGTCCATTGCCCGGGAGGATGTGTTTCCCGATTCGGCGCAGTCTCGCGGTGTGAGTGGCGGGCTCCCGCGGAGTAGCGTTGTATTTGTTCTGTTTTTTGCGATTGGATTTGTGGCTCTGGGTGCCGAGGTGCTGTGGGTGCGGTATCTGGGGCTTCTGATCAATAATACGGTTTATACTTATACGCTGACGCTGGGCGTTGTGCTGGTTGGGCTGGTTCTGGGGAGTGTTCTGGCGTCCCTGTTTTCCGATAGGACAGAGAGACGGGCGTATTATTTTGGCGCGTTTCAGGTTGCGACGGGTCTTGTTGTGCTGGCTCTTTTGATGCTTTCGCCCGGGGCATGGCGAGGATTGGGCAATGATTTGTATATCTATTTTGTGGTGCTTTTGCCCCCTGCTGTGTTGAGTGGCGCGGCTTTTCCGCTTGCGATTCGGCTGGTGATTCGCAATGCGGAATATACGTCTGGGATGGCTGGGAATTTGATTGCGGTGAATACGCTTGGGGGGATTCTCGGGTCTCTTTTGATTGGTTTTGTAGGGATTCCCTTTTTTGGTCTTGAGAAGAGTTTGTTTTTTATTACGGGTGCGAATCTCGCCATTGGCATTTCTGCATGGTTTTTGCTGGATGGAAGATATCGCGTGTTCAAATATGCGGCTGCATTGGTCGCCATTCTGGTCTATCTGGGGATTCCGTATTTTTCGCAGACGCAGGTGCCTGCGGATTTTATCGGTGAGGGACGGGATCTCGTGGCGTTCCGAGAGGGTTATGGCGCGAATATGGCGGTTGTCCGGCGGGAGGATGATCTGGAACTGGAGATTGACCGCTGGTGGCAAGGCGGGAGCAAGAAGAACCATCAGATTATGGCGGCGCATGTGCCGATGCTTTTGCATCCGAATCCCAAACGGGTCGTTGTTGTGGGGGCTGGTACGGGGCAGACGGTTAGCCGTTTTCTGATGTATCCCATCGATTATCTGGCGTGTGTGGATATCGAGCCTGCGCTTTTTCCTTTTATTGAGGAACATTTTGAGACGGATTGGATGGGCGATTCGCGCGTGGAGATTATCGCTGAAGATGGGCGCAATTTTTTGCGCCATACTGCGGCGACTTATGATATTATTTCTCTTGAGCTTGGCGAGGTTTCTCGTCCGGGTGTGGCGTTTTTTTATACGGTTGATTTCTATGCGCGCGCCCGAGAACGTCTGGCACCAGGTGGGTATCTGGTGCAGTTTGTGCCGTTGCGATTTCTGACGGAGGACCAGTTCCGCGGTGTTGTGCGCAGTTTTTTGACTGTTTTTCCGCAGAGTATTTTGTGGTATAATACGTCTGAGCTTTTGCTTATTGGTTCGGTGGATGATGCGTTCAAGATTGCTGAGGGGAAATTGTTGGGGATGGATGAGGAGGTTCATGCGGATCTCCAATACAGTCACTGGGGCGGGGTGGCGTATTCTCTCAATCAGCCGCATGTTTTTTGGGGTGGTTATTTGATGGGGGCGGAGGGTCTGGCTTCTGCGACAGTTGAGGCGGATGTGTATTGGGATGACCGACCGGTTCTGGACTATGAGTCGGTTCAGCATGCGGAGAGCGATGAGCTTGCGTTTGCGGAGATATTGTATAAATACCGGGATTCTATTGATGCGTTGATGCCGGGCGAGGCGGATGCGCGGATTGCGGAGGTTCAAAATAAAAATTTAAGGGAGATCGCCGCGCGCGTTTTTGTTCGCGAGGCGTCGGATTTGATTCCCGCGCGGGAACACAGGCGTATTGCTACGCTTTGTGCCGAGGCGATTCGCCGACTTCCCGAGTATGTGGATGCGCATCGCATGTTCGCCGATGCGATGATGCAACTGGGTCGCTTGCAGGATGCAGAAAGACACTATGCGCGGGTTTTGGAACTCGATCCCACAGATGCTCGCGCGCTGAATGGACGGGCTGTGGCGTTTCACCGCGCGGGACGGCTTGTGGAGGCGGTTCGCTATTACGAGGATGCGATTCGCTACTATCCGAATAATGCGCTGTCGCAAAATGGTATTGCTATGGCGCTTCACAGGCTTGGACGCTTTGATGAAGCGATTCAGCATTACAAGGATGCGATCCGCTTGCATCCGGATAGGCCCGATACGTATGCCGATCTGGGTACGGCGCTGGCACAGGCCGGGAGGTTGCGAGAGGCTGTTCCCTATTTGGAGAAGGCGCTCGCGCTACGGCCGAATTTTACACGGGTACAGCGCGTTCTCGCGCAGATACGAAGAGAAGTGGGAAGTGAGAAGTAG
- a CDS encoding alpha/beta hydrolase produces the protein MSKFVCFLFVVLVFQSVDAQQPQQPQQQNRRQQRTITVEQIMQQLPEGVTFIPDIAYREGNEAWKLDLAMPTERGESLRPALVFIHGGGWRGGDKRRGGFLRPTISYADRGYVCVTVNYRMLDEAPITACVEDVKNAVRWLRAHAEEYHIDPERIGASGNSAGAHLAVMLGVCPPSAGLEGDGPYQEYSSMVQAVVASATPTDFLSAMSDRQRNQQRARPPRKNELRLESEEVRAKVSPVTYASADAPPILLVHAISDRTVGVYHSDKLVNALREAGAKNVSYILLGDESGHGAFQRNIAFTEPAREAFFNRVLKPGN, from the coding sequence ATGTCCAAATTTGTCTGTTTTCTGTTCGTTGTTTTGGTGTTTCAATCTGTTGATGCTCAGCAACCACAACAGCCACAACAACAAAACCGACGCCAGCAACGCACAATCACCGTGGAGCAAATTATGCAACAATTACCCGAAGGTGTGACTTTTATTCCCGATATTGCGTATCGCGAGGGGAACGAGGCGTGGAAACTCGATCTCGCGATGCCCACAGAGCGCGGCGAGTCTCTTCGTCCTGCTCTTGTTTTTATCCACGGGGGTGGGTGGAGAGGTGGGGATAAACGTCGGGGAGGTTTTCTTCGTCCTACTATCAGCTATGCAGATAGGGGCTATGTTTGTGTTACGGTGAACTATCGGATGCTCGATGAAGCGCCTATTACCGCGTGTGTTGAGGATGTGAAGAATGCGGTGCGCTGGCTGCGCGCCCATGCCGAGGAGTACCATATTGATCCGGAACGGATTGGTGCGAGTGGAAATTCTGCTGGCGCGCATCTGGCTGTTATGCTGGGTGTGTGTCCTCCTTCAGCTGGGCTTGAGGGCGATGGGCCTTACCAGGAGTATTCCAGTATGGTTCAGGCTGTTGTGGCGAGTGCTACGCCTACCGACTTTCTGTCTGCTATGAGTGACCGCCAGCGCAATCAGCAGCGAGCACGTCCCCCTCGCAAAAATGAGCTTAGACTGGAATCCGAAGAGGTTCGCGCTAAGGTTTCTCCTGTGACCTATGCCTCGGCCGATGCACCGCCTATTTTGCTCGTCCATGCAATATCTGATCGCACGGTTGGTGTCTATCATTCGGACAAGCTTGTCAATGCGCTGCGAGAAGCCGGTGCCAAGAATGTCAGTTATATTCTCCTGGGCGACGAGAGTGGACACGGTGCTTTTCAGCGCAATATCGCGTTTACTGAGCCTGCCCGTGAAGCGTTTTTTAATCGTGTGTTGAAACCGGGAAATTGA
- a CDS encoding helix-turn-helix transcriptional regulator — protein sequence MITKAQYGTSELERDFGCLTFGNALASYRIGEEKSQRAFADFLGISPQSLCDMEKERRIPSPSRAAKIARQLGEPENFWVQLALQDMLRKENLNLVVSID from the coding sequence ATGATTACTAAAGCACAATATGGGACTTCTGAACTGGAGAGAGACTTTGGATGTCTCACATTTGGAAATGCTCTGGCGAGTTATCGAATAGGAGAAGAAAAAAGCCAGAGAGCGTTTGCTGACTTTTTGGGAATCTCCCCTCAAAGCCTTTGTGATATGGAAAAAGAAAGAAGAATTCCAAGCCCCAGCAGAGCAGCCAAAATTGCCAGACAACTCGGCGAGCCAGAAAACTTTTGGGTTCAGCTTGCACTACAAGACATGCTACGAAAAGAAAATTTGAACCTTGTTGTTTCTATTGATTGA
- a CDS encoding type II toxin-antitoxin system VapC family toxin, translated as MRLQRVYVDTSVIGGCHDDEFATWSNGLMKDFRLGNFRPVVSEVVDAEVQDAPESIRDIYSELLTLEPEFLNATEEVVQLAEIYLERQILTDRFFDDALHIALASVAEVDVLVSWNFKHIVHFDKIRLFSAVNIERGYKPLQIYSPREVTNYGDEKDV; from the coding sequence ATGAGATTACAGCGTGTATATGTTGATACTTCTGTCATCGGCGGCTGCCATGATGATGAGTTTGCCACCTGGTCAAACGGCTTGATGAAAGATTTCCGCTTGGGTAACTTCCGTCCGGTCGTATCCGAAGTCGTTGATGCGGAGGTTCAGGATGCCCCCGAGTCCATTCGAGATATTTACTCAGAACTTTTGACTCTGGAGCCTGAATTTCTCAACGCTACAGAGGAAGTCGTGCAACTTGCTGAAATCTACCTAGAAAGACAGATTCTGACAGACAGATTCTTCGATGATGCCCTGCATATCGCTTTAGCTTCGGTTGCAGAAGTTGATGTGTTGGTTAGCTGGAACTTCAAGCACATTGTACACTTTGACAAGATACGTCTGTTCTCCGCTGTGAACATTGAGCGTGGCTATAAACCATTACAGATATACTCTCCGCGTGAGGTGACTAATTATGGAGACGAAAAAGACGTTTGA
- a CDS encoding UPF0175 family protein — translation MLKITFECPDDILQTLSETPEQFAEQGRLLIAVKLFELGRLSSGQAARFAGMERVVFLDALKSYQVSPINLTPEELAKDISSARNL, via the coding sequence ATGTTAAAAATTACATTTGAATGTCCAGATGATATTCTGCAGACCCTCAGTGAAACGCCTGAACAATTCGCCGAACAAGGCCGCCTGCTCATAGCTGTCAAACTGTTTGAACTCGGACGTTTGTCATCGGGCCAGGCGGCTCGGTTTGCGGGCATGGAGCGCGTTGTGTTTTTAGATGCCTTAAAATCCTACCAGGTATCTCCTATCAATCTGACTCCAGAAGAATTGGCAAAGGATATTTCCAGTGCCAGGAATCTGTAG
- a CDS encoding DUF3368 domain-containing protein — protein MPGICSVDTSPLLYFYRIDQLTLLHRLFDRVLVPEAVVTELAKGKAQGVRVPNLTDYPWIEIRQIERRSVSERVDSLGAGEREAILLALDGHADWVILDDLDARYQAEICGLQVIGTVGLLASARQKNMIESVAPILNALEVAGMWLSEDLKRRVLELVDEV, from the coding sequence GTGCCAGGAATCTGTAGTGTCGATACATCCCCTCTGCTTTACTTCTACCGAATTGACCAACTGACCCTGCTACACCGCCTCTTTGATCGGGTGCTTGTGCCTGAAGCCGTCGTTACAGAATTGGCGAAAGGTAAGGCGCAGGGTGTTCGCGTTCCCAATCTTACCGATTATCCCTGGATTGAGATTCGACAAATAGAACGTCGTTCTGTATCAGAAAGAGTCGATTCTCTGGGTGCTGGTGAACGTGAAGCCATTCTCCTTGCGCTTGATGGTCATGCTGATTGGGTAATCTTAGATGATCTGGACGCCAGATATCAGGCCGAAATATGTGGTCTTCAAGTCATCGGCACTGTTGGCTTATTGGCTTCTGCCAGACAAAAAAATATGATTGAATCAGTGGCCCCTATTCTCAATGCGCTTGAGGTTGCCGGGATGTGGTTGTCTGAAGACTTAAAACGAAGAGTTTTAGAATTGGTTGATGAAGTTTGA